The nucleotide sequence CGCTGTGGTGAAAAGCAGATTAACTTGCGAGCAGGCGCATTACTTCTTCCGCCGCCTTATGGGCTTCTTCTCGGGTGATGCGTTCGGCTGTGGACGCATCAGCTTTCTTGATCGCAGCCAAAATCGCCCGCAGATTCTTCATGCTCTCCTTGGACCTTGAAGCAGACCTGTTGGGATGGCTCAACCCCAGAGCCCGCCACCGCCAAACACGGGCATGAAGCGATGCCAGCATTTCGCTGAGGGTTCCACTGCCAGCCCCTTCATACAACACGTCATAGAATTGATTTTTGGTTTCTAGAACTTTGTCGGAATTTTCTTCCTTATAAGCCGCGACGACGACTTGGAGCGCCTCGTCCAATTTTTTTACCAAGGCTTGGTCCGCATTTTCAACGAACAAGCGGGTGGCGTGGCCTTCAAGAACCGCGCGTATATTGTATAGATCTTGCGCTTCGTCGATTGAAAGTTCGCGTACGACCGGACCTTTGTTTGGAATAAGTTCGATCAGCCCTTCTGTTTCCAACTGGCGAAGTGCCTCGCGAATAACAGTCCGCGACACATCCATCATTTGTGTTAGCTCAGGTTCCGTCAATCTTTGCCCTGGCGCAAG is from Rhodospirillaceae bacterium and encodes:
- a CDS encoding GntR family transcriptional regulator, translated to LAPGQRLTEPELTQMMDVSRTVIREALRQLETEGLIELIPNKGPVVRELSIDEAQDLYNIRAVLEGHATRLFVENADQALVKKLDEALQVVVAAYKEENSDKVLETKNQFYDVLYEGAGSGTLSEMLASLHARVWRWRALGLSHPNRSASRSKESMKNLRAILAAIKKADASTAERITREEAHKAAEEVMRLLAS